Within Streptomyces antibioticus, the genomic segment GTCCCACAGGGCCTGGATCGCCTCGTCGCTGTAGCCCTTGTCGCGGGCGCCCTTCTGGAAGAGGACGAAGTTCTTCGCCAGTTCGTCGGGCTTCTTCTTGCCCATCACACGGCGCAGGATGTCGGCCTCGCCGAGCGAGTAGCCGGCGATGATCTGGGCGGCCTTCTGCACCTGCTCCTGGTAGACGATCAGGCCGTAGGTGACGGCCAGGACCTCTTCGAGGGGCTCCTCCAGCTCCGGGTGGATCGGGGTGATCTCCTGGAGCTTGTTCTTGCGCAGCGCGTAGTTGGTGTGCGAGTCCATGCCCATCGGGCCGGGACGGTAGAGCGCGGAGACGGCGGAGATGTCTTCGAAGTTGTCGGGCTTCATCAGGCGCAGCAGCGAGCGCATGGGACCGCCGTCGAACTGGAAGACGCCGAGGGTGTCTCCGCGCTGGAGCAGTTCGAAGGTCTTGGGGTCGTCCAGCGGCAGGGCCAGGAGGTCGAGCTCGATCCCCTTGTTGGCCTTCACCATCTTGACGGCGTCGTCCATGATCGTGAGGTTGCGCAGGCCGAGGAAGTCCATCTTCAGCAGGCCGAGCGACTCGCACTGCGGGTAGTCCCACTGGGTGATGGTGACGCCGTCGGTGTGCCGCACCCAGATCGGGGCGTGGTCGACGATCGGCTCGCTGGACATGATCACGCCGGCGGCGTGCACGCCCATCTGCCGGACCAGGCCCTCGACGCCCTTGGCGGTGTCGATGACCTTCTTCACGTCCGGCTCGTTCTCGTACATCGCCCGGATCTCGCCCGCCTCGCTGTAGCGCGGGTGGGAGGGGTTGGTGATGCCGTCGAGGTCGATGCCCTTGCCGAGGACGTCGGCGGGCATGGCCTTGGTGAGCCGGTCGCCCATGGCGTACGGGTAGCCCAGCACGCGCGCGGAGTCCTTGATGGCGTTCTTGGCCTTGATCTTGCCGTAGGTGCCGATCATGGCGACCTTGTCGGCGCCGTACTTCTCCGTCACGTACCGGATCACCTCGACGCGCCGGCGCTCGTCGAAGTCGATGTCGACATCGGGCATGGAGATGCGCTCGGGGTTGAGGAAGCGCTCGAAGATCAGTCCGTGCGGGATCGGGTCGAGGTCGGTGATGCCCATGGCGTACGCCACGATCGAGCCGGCCGCGGAGCCTCGGCCGGGGCCGACCGCGATGCCCTGGCTCTTGGCCCACATGATGAAGTCGGCGACGACGAGGAAGTAGCCCGGGAAGCCCATCGAGATGATGGTGTCCATCTCGTACTCGACCTGCTTCATGCGGTCGTCCGGGATCCCGTTCGGGAAGCGGCGGTGCATGCCCCGCATGGTCTCCTCGCGGAACCAGGTGACCTCGGTGTAGCCCTCGGGGATGTCGAACTTCGGCATGAGGTTCTTGGCCTCGAACATGCCGGTGGTGTCGATCTGCTCGGCGACCAGGAGGGTGTTGGCGCAGCCCTCCTGCCAGGCGTCCGAAGAGTCGATGGCGTACATCTCCTCGGTGGACTTCAGGTAGTAGCCGGTGCCGTCGAACTTGAAGCGGTCGGGGTCGGAGAGGTTCTTGCCGGTCTGGATGCACAGCAGCGCGTCGTGGGCGGTGGCCTCGTGCGCGTAGGTGTAGTGCGAGTCGTTCGTCACCAGCGGGGGGATGCCGAGCTTCTTGCCGATCTCCAGCAGGCCGTCACGGACCCGGTGCTCGATCTCGATGCCGTGGTCCATCAGCTCCAGGAAGTAGCGGTCCTTGCCGAAGATGTCCTGGTAGTCGGCGGCGGCCTTGAGCGCCTCGTCGAACTGGCCGAGGCGCAGCCGGGTCTGGAGCTCGCCGGAGGGGCAGCCGGTGGAGGCGATGAGCCCCTCGGACCACTGGGAGATGGTCTCCTTGTCCATCCGGGGCCACTTCTGGAGCCAGCCCTCGGCGTACGCGTCCGAGGACAGCTTGAAGAGGTTGTGCAGGCCGGTCGCGTTCGCCGCCCAGATGGTCTTGTGGGTGTAACCGCCGGAACCGGAGACGTCGTCGCGCTTCTGGTGCGGCTGGCCCCACTGGATCTTGCGCTTGTTGCGCCGCGACTCGGGGGCGACGTACGCCTCGATGCCGATGATCGGGGTGACCCCGGCCTTCTTCGCGGTGTGGAAGAAGTCGTACGCCCCGTGCAGGTTGCCGTGGTCGGACATGGCGATGTGGGTCATGCCCATCTCGTTGCACGCGTCGAACATGTCCTTCAGCCGCGCGGCACCGTCCAGCAGCGAGTACTGGGTGTGGACGTGCAGGTGCGTGAAGGGCGGCTTCGACACGGCGTGGCCTCCAAGGGAAACATTCGACGACGGCGGGGCGGACGGTCCGGGGGTCAGCGTCGAAGTCTATGCCTCGCCACTGACACGCGAGGGTCTCCCCCGCGTACCTTCACAGCGGGGGGCCGTGGGCACTTTCGTACGGCTCCGCCCGTTGGAGACGACAGAAACGCTGTCGTACATGTCATGCACCAGGAGGCACCCAGCGATGTCGGTTCCCCAGCTCGACGACGAGCAGCGCGGCGAGGAGATCCTCGCCGTCTTCGACACCGCCTTCGGCGAGCTCCTGGCCGCCGACCCGGCCGCGTTCCGGGTGAAGTTCCGCAAGATGGCGGCCTCGGCGTTCGCGTTCTACCGGGGCACGGCGGCCCTCTTCTACCACGACGTGGACGCGGAGAAGCGGGGCGGCCCGTTCCTGGACGAGCGCACCTCGCGCGTGTGGATCCACGGCGATCTGCACGCGGAGAACTTCGGCACGTACATGGACTCCACCGGCCGGCTGATCTTCAACGTCAACGACTTCGACGAGGCGTACGTCGGACCGTTCACCTGGGACCTCAAGCGTTTCGCCGCCTCGATCGCCCTCATCGGGTACGCGAAGGCGCTCGGCGACGACCAGATCACCGAGCTGGTGCGGGTGTACGCGGGCGCGTACCGCGAGCGCGTCCACGCCCTGGCCACCGGCGCCAAGAGCGACGAGGTGCCGCCGTTCACCCTGGACACCGCCCAGGGCCCGCTGCTCGACGCGCTGCGCGACGCCCGCTCCCTGACGCGCTTCGGGCTGCTGGACTCGATGACCGAGATCCGGGACTTCGAGCGCCGGTTCGCGCCGGGCGGCGGCTCCATCGAGCTGGACGCGGCCACCCGGTACAAGATCCTCGCCGCGTTCGACGGCTATCTGGAGACCCTGCCGGAGACCTCCCTGGCCCGCCCGGACTCGTACCGGGTGAAGGACGTCGTGGGGCGGCGCGGCATCGGGATCGGCTCGGCCGGTCTGCCGTCGTACAACATCCTCCTGGAGGGCCACAGCGACGCCCTGGAGAACGACGTCGTGATCTACATCAAGCAGGCCCAGACCCCGGCCGTCTCCCGGCACATCACGGATCCGGCGATCCGTGACTACTTCCGGCACGAGGGGCACCGCACGGTGATCTCGCAGCGCGCCCTGCAGCAGCACGCGGACCCGTGGCTCGGCTGGACCGAGCTGGACGGCGCGGGGCAGCTCGTCGCCGAGGTCTCGCCGTACGCGGTCGACCTGGACTGGGGCGACATCGACGACCCGGAGGAGATCGCGGCGGTCGTCGCCGACCTGGGCCGGGCCACGGCCACCATGCACGCGGCGGCGGACGACACCTCGGGCGAGTCGCTGGTGCCGTTCTCCACCGAGCGCGCCATCGACGCGGCCCTCGCGGCCGACGAGGAGGGCTTCGCGCCGCTGCTGGTGGACTTCGCGCACTCCTACGGCGCCCGGGCGCGCGCGGACCACCAGATCTTCGTGGACCTCTTCCGCAACGGCCGGATCCCGGGTCTCTAACGGTCCGCTTCCACAGGGTCCCTTTAGGGGTCCCTTACCGGAGCACGTGACACACTCTCTGCTGCTATGGACATATCCGGGACCCGACTCAGAGCCGTGCGCGCGGCGCTGTTCACGGCACTCGTCGTGACGCTCAGCACCGCGTCGCACGTCCTGCTGTCCCGGGCCCCGCTGCCGCTGAACACGGTGGCCGCCGTGGTGGTCGCCGTGTTCGTCCTCGCCTACGCGCTGGCCGGGCGGGAGCGCGGCTTCGGGCGGATCGCCGCCCTGCTGATCCCGCTGGAACTGGCGGCCGACACCGTCTTCACCACCGGCCAGCACGTCTGTTACGGCAGCTCCGGCGGCCCGGTGGCGGGGCCGCTGGCCTCCG encodes:
- the dnaE gene encoding DNA polymerase III subunit alpha, translating into MSKPPFTHLHVHTQYSLLDGAARLKDMFDACNEMGMTHIAMSDHGNLHGAYDFFHTAKKAGVTPIIGIEAYVAPESRRNKRKIQWGQPHQKRDDVSGSGGYTHKTIWAANATGLHNLFKLSSDAYAEGWLQKWPRMDKETISQWSEGLIASTGCPSGELQTRLRLGQFDEALKAAADYQDIFGKDRYFLELMDHGIEIEHRVRDGLLEIGKKLGIPPLVTNDSHYTYAHEATAHDALLCIQTGKNLSDPDRFKFDGTGYYLKSTEEMYAIDSSDAWQEGCANTLLVAEQIDTTGMFEAKNLMPKFDIPEGYTEVTWFREETMRGMHRRFPNGIPDDRMKQVEYEMDTIISMGFPGYFLVVADFIMWAKSQGIAVGPGRGSAAGSIVAYAMGITDLDPIPHGLIFERFLNPERISMPDVDIDFDERRRVEVIRYVTEKYGADKVAMIGTYGKIKAKNAIKDSARVLGYPYAMGDRLTKAMPADVLGKGIDLDGITNPSHPRYSEAGEIRAMYENEPDVKKVIDTAKGVEGLVRQMGVHAAGVIMSSEPIVDHAPIWVRHTDGVTITQWDYPQCESLGLLKMDFLGLRNLTIMDDAVKMVKANKGIELDLLALPLDDPKTFELLQRGDTLGVFQFDGGPMRSLLRLMKPDNFEDISAVSALYRPGPMGMDSHTNYALRKNKLQEITPIHPELEEPLEEVLAVTYGLIVYQEQVQKAAQIIAGYSLGEADILRRVMGKKKPDELAKNFVLFQKGARDKGYSDEAIQALWDVLVPFAGYAFNKAHSAAYGLVSYWTAYLKANHPAEYMAGLLTSVKDDKDKSAVYLNECRRMGIKVLPPNVNESVHNFAAQGDDVILFGLEAVRNVGTNVVESIIRSRKAKGKYASFPDYLDKVEAVACNKRTTESLIKAGAFDTLGHTRKGLTAHFEPMIDNVVAVKRKEAEGQFDLFGGMGEEENDEPGFGLDVVFTEDEWDKTYLLAQEREMLGLYVSDHPLFGLEHVLSDKADAGIAQLTGGEHADGAVVTIGGIISGLQRKMTKQGNAWAIATVEDLAGSIECMFFPATYQLVSTQLVEDAVVFVKGRLDKREDVPRLVAMELTVPDLSNAGTNAPVILTIPATRVTPPMVSRLGEILTHHRGDSEVRIRLQGPTKTTVLRLDRHRVKPDPALFGDLKVLLGPSCLAG
- a CDS encoding DUF2252 domain-containing protein produces the protein MSVPQLDDEQRGEEILAVFDTAFGELLAADPAAFRVKFRKMAASAFAFYRGTAALFYHDVDAEKRGGPFLDERTSRVWIHGDLHAENFGTYMDSTGRLIFNVNDFDEAYVGPFTWDLKRFAASIALIGYAKALGDDQITELVRVYAGAYRERVHALATGAKSDEVPPFTLDTAQGPLLDALRDARSLTRFGLLDSMTEIRDFERRFAPGGGSIELDAATRYKILAAFDGYLETLPETSLARPDSYRVKDVVGRRGIGIGSAGLPSYNILLEGHSDALENDVVIYIKQAQTPAVSRHITDPAIRDYFRHEGHRTVISQRALQQHADPWLGWTELDGAGQLVAEVSPYAVDLDWGDIDDPEEIAAVVADLGRATATMHAAADDTSGESLVPFSTERAIDAALAADEEGFAPLLVDFAHSYGARARADHQIFVDLFRNGRIPGL